One window from the genome of Castellaniella sp. MT123 encodes:
- a CDS encoding GntR family transcriptional regulator, with protein MAARIIQKILYQEVADRLRGMIQSGELQAGEWVDEAALTAVLGISRTPLREALKVLVAEGLLRLEPRRGCFVNELSTRDLENIFPLMALLEGRCAYEAASKVTQEDLRRLEVLHRDLRHFAELGSIDDYYAANARIHVAIQELADNRWLSDLIDNLRQVLSLSRHRSLSFPGRIRESCAEHLAIFAALKAHDSEGADAITRKHLMRQLDALRALARQDERAAIPDPWVPDSAISGERS; from the coding sequence ATGGCGGCCAGGATTATCCAGAAGATCCTCTATCAGGAAGTGGCCGACCGCTTGCGGGGCATGATCCAATCGGGGGAACTGCAGGCGGGGGAATGGGTCGACGAGGCCGCGCTGACGGCGGTGCTCGGCATTTCGCGCACACCGCTGCGGGAAGCGCTGAAGGTCCTGGTGGCCGAAGGGCTGCTACGGCTGGAACCGCGTCGCGGCTGTTTCGTCAACGAACTGTCCACGCGCGACCTGGAGAACATCTTTCCCTTGATGGCGCTGCTGGAAGGGCGTTGCGCCTACGAGGCCGCCAGCAAGGTGACGCAGGAGGACCTGAGACGCCTGGAAGTCCTGCACCGGGATCTGCGTCATTTCGCGGAATTGGGGTCGATCGATGACTACTACGCGGCCAATGCCAGGATCCATGTCGCCATCCAGGAACTGGCGGACAATCGCTGGCTGTCGGACCTGATCGACAACCTGCGTCAGGTGCTCAGCCTGTCGCGCCACCGCAGCCTCAGTTTCCCCGGACGGATCCGCGAGTCCTGCGCCGAACACCTCGCCATCTTCGCCGCGCTGAAGGCCCATGATTCGGAAGGCGCCGATGCCATCACGCGCAAGCATCTGATGCGCCAGCTCGATGCCCTGCGGGCGCTGGCCCGGCAGGACGAGCGTGCCGCGATTCCGGATCCGTGGGTGCCGGATTCCGCCATATCGGGAGAACGATCATGA
- a CDS encoding malonyl-CoA decarboxylase family protein, producing the protein MTGSILGTQVAAPAGDGRSDHAAPGASAPIPDVAQPAPESTPRAAGLLGRLSRWLDRDHLPDPSALRSLYEASPTDGAANRLARQWADRYLAADADDRRSLLAGLVHAGVGLEPHARGANGLFRRLYAESDRLALMVELRADMLRWRNQVAGLSALEQELAALLSNWFDVGMLELRHINWDSPASLLEKLIQYEAVHEIRSWDDMRRRVAADRRCYAFFHPRMTDVPLIFVEVAFAEQMAADVQALIDPDRPVADLGKARWAIFYSISNTQRGLRGISFGNFLLKRVIEELLAELPKLKSFATLSPIPGFADWLGKRDGAEIQEYLADKGERQTVTQEPGAGVRWVERLRAAAIEPGPESVRKTGLRLAAHYLRQLRGTDPLDAVARFHLGNGARIERLNWAADRSAKGLEQSCGLMVNYLYEPDQLDENRARLAAGKPRVSRGVQWL; encoded by the coding sequence ATGACAGGATCGATCCTTGGGACCCAGGTCGCCGCGCCTGCGGGGGACGGGCGGTCGGATCATGCCGCCCCCGGGGCTTCCGCCCCTATCCCCGATGTGGCCCAGCCTGCGCCGGAATCCACGCCCCGCGCCGCCGGATTGCTGGGTCGGCTCAGCCGTTGGCTGGATCGCGACCACCTCCCTGACCCGTCCGCGTTGCGTTCGCTCTACGAGGCTTCGCCGACCGATGGCGCGGCGAACCGTCTGGCCCGGCAATGGGCCGACCGCTACCTGGCGGCCGATGCGGACGATCGGCGTTCCCTGCTCGCGGGGCTGGTCCACGCGGGTGTGGGGCTCGAGCCCCACGCCAGAGGCGCCAACGGGCTGTTTCGCCGTCTGTATGCCGAGAGCGACCGGTTGGCCCTGATGGTCGAACTGCGGGCTGACATGTTGCGCTGGCGCAATCAGGTCGCCGGTCTGTCGGCCCTCGAACAGGAACTGGCGGCGCTGTTGTCGAACTGGTTCGACGTCGGCATGCTGGAACTGCGTCACATCAACTGGGATTCGCCGGCTTCCTTGCTGGAAAAACTCATCCAGTACGAAGCGGTGCACGAAATCCGCTCCTGGGACGACATGCGCCGCCGGGTGGCCGCCGACCGCCGCTGCTACGCTTTCTTCCACCCGCGGATGACCGATGTGCCGCTGATTTTCGTCGAGGTGGCGTTCGCCGAACAGATGGCGGCTGACGTACAGGCGCTGATCGACCCGGACCGCCCTGTTGCCGATCTGGGCAAGGCACGGTGGGCGATCTTCTACTCGATCTCCAATACTCAGCGTGGGCTGCGCGGGATCAGTTTTGGCAACTTCCTGCTCAAGCGCGTGATCGAGGAGTTGCTCGCCGAGCTGCCGAAACTGAAGTCGTTTGCCACCCTGTCCCCCATCCCGGGCTTTGCGGATTGGCTCGGCAAGCGCGATGGCGCGGAAATCCAGGAATACCTGGCGGACAAGGGCGAGCGCCAGACGGTGACGCAGGAACCGGGCGCAGGTGTGCGCTGGGTCGAACGCCTGCGCGCCGCGGCGATCGAACCCGGTCCCGAGTCTGTGCGGAAAACGGGACTGCGGTTGGCTGCGCACTATCTGCGGCAGTTGCGCGGCACCGACCCGCTGGATGCCGTGGCACGTTTCCACCTGGGCAATGGCGCGCGCATCGAGCGGCTGAACTGGGCAGCCGACCGCTCCGCCAAGGGGCTGGAGCAGTCCTGCGGCCTGATGGTGAATTATCTGTACGAACCGGATCAGCTGGACGAGAACCGCGCGCGCCTGGCGGCGGGCAAGCCTCGGGTTTCGCGGGGGGTGCAATGGTTGTAG
- a CDS encoding malonyl-CoA synthase: MERNANLYTVLQSGFPADRQAVAIETPACAYSWQDIDAISSRIANLLRSLAVPAGSRVAVQVDKSPEALMLYLATLRAGLVYLPLNTAYHEAEVAYFLEDAEPAVVICPDNAIGWCEPLARSKGAAHVLTLNADGQGSLMRAAAGQDPDFVTAHNAPDDLAAILYTSGTTGRSKGAMLTHANLSSNALTLKSYWGWRSDDVLLHMLPIFHVHGLFVASHGALLAGARMIWLPKLDVDQALHYLPRCTLMMGVPTYYVRLLADARFDRETCRHMRLFISGSAPLLVDTFREFQARSGMTILERYGMSETGMITSNPYDSARGERLPGTVGPALPGITVRVVDDVDQPLAAGEPGHVQVRGPNVFAGYWRMPEKTRQEFTLDGWFRTGDIGVLGGADVPGDYLSIVGRSKDLIITGGYNVYPKEIEMVIDAMPGVQESAVIGVPHPDFGEAVVAVLVPRAGETVDAGAVLAGLKVGLANFKVPKKIHVIDALPRNAMGKVQKNVLRQRYASLP, translated from the coding sequence GTGGAACGCAACGCCAACCTCTACACGGTCCTGCAGTCCGGTTTTCCAGCGGATCGTCAGGCTGTGGCCATCGAAACCCCGGCGTGCGCCTACAGCTGGCAGGATATCGATGCCATCAGCAGCCGGATCGCCAATCTGCTGCGTTCCCTGGCGGTGCCCGCCGGTTCCCGGGTGGCCGTCCAGGTGGATAAGTCTCCGGAAGCGTTGATGCTCTATCTGGCCACGCTGCGTGCGGGATTGGTCTATCTGCCGTTGAACACCGCCTATCACGAGGCCGAGGTGGCGTATTTTCTGGAGGATGCCGAACCGGCTGTGGTGATTTGCCCGGACAATGCCATCGGCTGGTGCGAACCGCTCGCGCGTAGCAAGGGAGCCGCCCACGTCCTGACCCTGAACGCCGATGGCCAGGGCAGCCTGATGCGGGCCGCCGCCGGACAGGATCCGGATTTCGTCACGGCGCATAATGCCCCCGACGATCTGGCCGCCATCCTGTATACATCCGGCACGACCGGGCGCAGCAAGGGCGCCATGCTCACCCACGCCAATCTGTCATCCAACGCCCTGACGCTGAAGTCGTACTGGGGCTGGCGATCCGACGATGTGTTGCTGCACATGCTGCCGATCTTTCATGTGCACGGGTTGTTCGTCGCATCCCACGGCGCGCTGCTGGCGGGGGCACGGATGATCTGGCTGCCGAAACTCGACGTGGACCAGGCGCTGCACTACCTGCCGCGATGCACCCTGATGATGGGGGTGCCGACCTATTACGTGCGGTTGCTGGCCGATGCCCGGTTCGACCGCGAGACCTGCCGTCACATGCGGCTCTTCATTTCAGGGTCCGCGCCGTTGCTGGTCGATACCTTCCGCGAATTTCAGGCGCGTAGCGGCATGACCATCCTGGAACGCTATGGCATGAGCGAAACCGGCATGATCACATCCAACCCTTATGACTCCGCGCGCGGCGAGCGCCTGCCCGGAACGGTCGGGCCGGCGCTGCCGGGAATCACGGTGCGCGTCGTCGACGATGTCGATCAGCCCCTGGCGGCGGGTGAGCCCGGCCATGTCCAGGTGCGTGGGCCCAACGTGTTCGCGGGCTATTGGCGCATGCCGGAAAAGACCCGCCAGGAATTCACGCTGGACGGGTGGTTTCGCACCGGTGACATCGGCGTGCTGGGCGGTGCGGATGTCCCCGGCGACTACCTGAGCATCGTCGGGCGCAGCAAGGACCTGATCATCACGGGCGGCTATAACGTCTACCCCAAGGAAATCGAGATGGTCATCGACGCGATGCCCGGCGTCCAGGAGTCCGCCGTCATCGGCGTACCTCACCCAGATTTCGGCGAGGCCGTCGTTGCGGTGCTGGTGCCACGCGCTGGCGAGACGGTGGACGCCGGCGCGGTGCTGGCTGGATTGAAAGTGGGTCTGGCGAACTTCAAGGTGCCCAAAAAAATTCATGTGATCGATGCGCTGCCGCGCAATGCCATGGGCAAGGTCCAGAAGAACGTGCTGCGGCAGCGGTACGCGAGCTTGCCATGA
- the dctP gene encoding TRAP transporter substrate-binding protein DctP, producing the protein MMKRHILCAALGLALAAGTGSALADTTLRASHQFPGGQGDPRDEMVQIIAREVQAANVGLKIQVFPSSSLYKPNEQWGALTRGQLDMAAFPLDYASGRVPQFSATLMPGLVRNYDHAQRLNQSNFMKDIKALVEKQGAVVIADAWLAGGFASKKHCVTGPETIKGQVIRAAGPAFEQMLAAAGASISSMPSSEVYSAMQTGVLDAANTSNDSFVSYRLYEQAKCLTAPGENALWFMYEPVLMSKKVFDRLEPKQREAILAAAKKAETYFTEEARKGEQKMRDIYTKAGVEVVTMTPEQYRAWMSIAKHSSYRQFAEKVPGGDALLKKALAVQ; encoded by the coding sequence ATGATGAAGCGACACATTCTTTGCGCCGCACTGGGGCTGGCTCTGGCGGCTGGCACCGGTTCCGCTCTGGCGGACACCACATTGCGGGCCTCGCACCAGTTCCCCGGCGGGCAGGGAGACCCGCGGGACGAAATGGTGCAGATCATCGCCCGCGAGGTCCAGGCTGCCAATGTCGGACTGAAGATCCAGGTTTTCCCGTCCTCCTCGCTGTACAAGCCCAACGAACAATGGGGGGCGCTGACTCGTGGTCAGCTGGACATGGCGGCCTTTCCGCTGGACTATGCCTCGGGGCGGGTTCCGCAATTTTCCGCAACCCTCATGCCCGGTCTGGTGCGCAACTACGACCATGCCCAGCGCCTGAATCAGTCCAACTTCATGAAGGACATCAAGGCGCTGGTGGAAAAGCAGGGCGCTGTCGTGATTGCCGATGCCTGGCTGGCGGGCGGTTTTGCGTCGAAGAAACACTGCGTCACCGGGCCCGAAACGATCAAGGGCCAAGTCATCCGGGCGGCGGGTCCGGCCTTCGAGCAGATGCTGGCGGCGGCGGGCGCGTCGATCTCGTCCATGCCGTCGTCCGAGGTCTATTCGGCCATGCAAACGGGCGTGCTCGATGCGGCCAACACGTCCAACGACAGCTTCGTGTCGTACCGGCTCTACGAACAGGCCAAGTGCCTGACCGCACCCGGGGAAAACGCCTTGTGGTTCATGTACGAACCCGTGCTGATGTCCAAGAAGGTCTTCGACCGGCTGGAGCCAAAGCAGCGTGAGGCGATCCTCGCGGCAGCGAAAAAGGCGGAAACCTACTTTACGGAAGAAGCCAGAAAGGGCGAGCAGAAGATGCGAGACATCTATACCAAGGCGGGGGTCGAGGTCGTCACGATGACCCCTGAGCAGTATCGGGCCTGGATGAGCATCGCCAAGCATTCGTCCTATCGGCAGTTCGCCGAGAAGGTCCCGGGTGGGGATGCGCTGCTGAAGAAGGCGCTGGCTGTTCAGTGA
- a CDS encoding TRAP transporter small permease gives MNRVFIRGVEALSRACGVASVLLLVFAMLVVCQMILMRYVFRAATIWQTEAVVFGATAAIFLGAPYVLMTKGHVGVDFIQMLVRPRTRLWMDRVGALLGFIFCCVMTVATGLHLAEALEGGWTTPSVAAVPLWMPLSPVVFGFGLLSLQYGVEIIKLMEKPS, from the coding sequence ATGAATCGAGTTTTCATCCGCGGGGTCGAGGCCCTGTCGCGGGCCTGCGGCGTCGCATCTGTGCTGCTGCTGGTCTTTGCCATGCTCGTGGTGTGTCAGATGATCCTGATGCGCTACGTGTTCCGGGCGGCCACCATCTGGCAGACCGAGGCGGTCGTGTTTGGCGCCACCGCTGCGATCTTCCTGGGCGCCCCCTACGTTCTGATGACCAAGGGTCACGTCGGCGTGGATTTCATCCAGATGCTGGTGCGTCCGCGCACGCGTCTCTGGATGGATCGGGTCGGTGCGTTGCTGGGGTTCATCTTCTGCTGCGTCATGACGGTTGCGACGGGTCTGCATCTGGCTGAAGCCCTGGAAGGCGGCTGGACGACCCCGAGCGTGGCCGCCGTGCCGCTGTGGATGCCCTTGTCGCCCGTCGTGTTCGGTTTCGGGCTGCTCAGCCTGCAGTACGGTGTCGAGATCATCAAGCTGATGGAGAAGCCGTCATGA
- a CDS encoding TRAP transporter large permease, producing the protein MTPTLAGISIVLGLCLMLATGMPIAFALGLAALGGLFLDMGPDVIYVLAETMFAGIANLGYVAIPMFVLMGAIVAGTPAGGDLYKALDRWLYKVPGGLILSNIGACAIFSGMTGSSPATCAAIGKMGIPEMLGRGYPASVATGSIAAGGTLGILIPPSVTMIVYGISTQTSIGRLFLAGVVPGVLLTVMFMAWALFDARRKGFRFGLSTLQYSWRDKLEALPRVLPLLLIILGMLFVLYGGVATPSEAAGAGALLTLVVVAVVYRLFRIRTYTGVFGSAMRESVMIMMIMASAELFAFALSSLFITQSLAAAIAALEINRWLLMGLINVFLLVAGMFLPPVAIIVMAAPLLLPIITQAGFDPYWFAVVLTVNMEIGLITPPVGLNLFVLNAIAPDVPTKDILMGALPYVLVMMVAIVLLCIFPQVVTWLPDLIMGAPI; encoded by the coding sequence ATGACGCCGACCCTTGCCGGAATCAGTATTGTCCTGGGCCTGTGTCTGATGCTGGCGACAGGCATGCCGATCGCTTTCGCCCTGGGCCTGGCGGCATTGGGTGGCCTGTTCCTGGACATGGGGCCCGACGTGATCTACGTGCTGGCCGAGACCATGTTCGCGGGCATCGCCAATCTGGGTTACGTGGCGATCCCCATGTTCGTCCTGATGGGGGCGATCGTGGCCGGCACGCCCGCAGGGGGTGACTTGTACAAGGCCCTGGACCGCTGGTTGTACAAAGTGCCGGGCGGTCTGATCCTGTCCAATATCGGTGCGTGCGCGATCTTTTCCGGCATGACCGGATCGAGCCCCGCCACCTGCGCCGCCATTGGCAAGATGGGCATTCCCGAGATGCTGGGACGAGGCTATCCGGCATCGGTCGCCACGGGTTCCATTGCGGCGGGGGGCACGCTCGGGATCCTGATCCCGCCCTCGGTCACCATGATCGTGTACGGCATCTCGACCCAGACCTCGATCGGCCGCCTGTTCCTGGCCGGGGTGGTGCCCGGTGTGCTGCTGACGGTCATGTTCATGGCCTGGGCATTATTCGATGCGCGGCGCAAGGGCTTCCGGTTTGGCCTGAGTACTTTGCAGTATTCCTGGCGCGACAAACTCGAGGCACTCCCGCGTGTCCTGCCGCTTTTGCTGATCATCCTGGGCATGCTGTTCGTGTTGTATGGCGGGGTGGCGACGCCCTCGGAGGCCGCCGGCGCGGGAGCACTCCTGACGCTGGTTGTGGTGGCCGTGGTGTATCGCCTGTTCCGGATCCGGACCTATACGGGCGTATTCGGTTCGGCCATGCGCGAAAGCGTCATGATCATGATGATCATGGCCTCGGCGGAACTGTTCGCCTTTGCGCTGTCGTCTCTGTTCATCACACAGTCGCTGGCGGCCGCGATCGCCGCGCTGGAGATCAACCGCTGGTTGCTGATGGGGCTGATCAACGTGTTCCTGCTGGTGGCCGGCATGTTCCTGCCGCCAGTGGCGATCATCGTCATGGCCGCGCCCCTGCTGCTGCCCATCATCACGCAGGCGGGCTTCGACCCCTATTGGTTCGCGGTGGTCCTGACCGTGAATATGGAGATCGGCCTGATCACACCGCCCGTGGGGCTCAACCTGTTCGTCCTGAACGCCATCGCGCCCGATGTCCCGACCAAGGACATTCTGATGGGGGCGTTGCCGTATGTGCTGGTGATGATGGTGGCGATCGTGCTGCTGTGCATCTTCCCGCAGGTCGTGACCTGGCTGCCCGACCTGATCATGGGTGCGCCCATCTGA
- a CDS encoding FUSC family membrane protein yields MTSPTPQLQRFFYSHYFFGGLRQATGVLLPALVLTGLFGWVAAGFVAAVGAACVALLDQPGGPRRYGINGMFAALCLGSLTTAVTGLAASNTLAIWLVVPTLCFGFSMLTVYGKHGGLLGFACLLIMTLTLRTPLTQADVLQHTLTSFLGGAFYLIYSAIAHRLLWHREEQQVLSVALFATADYVATRSQFYDIHVDLEKSYRQLIRSQAAMTDAHQAARDMVLRELPRGATSRGDRLRQGLLNLFVDMVSLLDSMVATHTDYTTLRQALPDSDILLFVRDAMRKLAANVSGLALNVARNRHARVRNSVKAELRAIEFELQQLREQGMLQSDPELYALLVQVLRRLRNMTRQVDRMADHSVNPLPQDSDLSKANRSLNRFLTRQKWRLGLLTDNLHMQSAHFRYGLRVAVAALLSMVVGTLMAYTPMVRTLDPGMAGHSYWIILTVLIIMKPGFALTRQRNGWRLMGTLIGCGLAVVLFFLDLNPTLYLLILVASSILGYSLVQVNFILSAVFNTLFVLLIFHFLVPGSNTVVGERLVDTVIGSVLALSCSYILPSWERTAIDTLARTLRTANQAFLQKGLAYVQASRKARQAGYPDSSDRNEAETQWKLSRNNVHIAFSNFASAFYRMMDEPVRRQRHVPELNRLMIQHHALASQIAAVIPQLARLDQEPAGIRQALAATTDFLAGRTGAPPNVIETDGDHAAMAYPLRQMIKAAQRIDENMRALEPGATPANHRKPQAASA; encoded by the coding sequence ATGACCTCGCCTACGCCCCAGCTGCAGAGATTCTTCTATAGCCACTACTTCTTCGGCGGCTTGCGGCAGGCCACAGGGGTGCTGCTGCCGGCGCTGGTCCTCACGGGCCTGTTCGGCTGGGTCGCCGCCGGATTCGTCGCCGCTGTGGGCGCCGCCTGCGTGGCGCTCCTGGACCAACCTGGCGGCCCGCGGCGCTATGGCATCAACGGCATGTTCGCCGCCCTGTGTCTGGGTTCGCTGACCACGGCCGTGACCGGATTGGCCGCCAGCAACACCCTGGCCATCTGGCTGGTGGTCCCGACGCTGTGCTTCGGCTTTTCGATGCTGACGGTCTACGGCAAACACGGCGGTCTGCTGGGCTTCGCGTGCCTGCTGATCATGACGCTGACCCTGCGCACGCCCCTGACCCAGGCCGACGTGCTGCAGCACACGCTGACGTCCTTTCTGGGCGGCGCGTTCTACCTGATCTACAGCGCCATCGCGCATCGCCTGCTGTGGCACCGCGAGGAACAACAGGTCCTGTCCGTCGCCCTGTTCGCCACCGCGGACTACGTCGCCACACGGTCGCAGTTCTACGACATCCATGTGGATCTGGAAAAAAGCTATCGGCAACTGATCCGCAGCCAGGCGGCCATGACCGATGCGCATCAGGCCGCGCGCGACATGGTCCTGCGCGAACTGCCGCGCGGCGCCACATCGCGGGGAGACCGCCTGCGCCAAGGCCTGCTGAACCTGTTTGTCGACATGGTGAGCCTGCTCGACAGCATGGTCGCCACGCACACCGACTACACAACCCTGCGCCAGGCGCTGCCCGACAGCGACATCCTGCTGTTCGTGCGCGATGCCATGCGCAAGCTGGCGGCCAACGTCTCGGGCCTGGCCCTGAACGTGGCGCGCAATCGCCACGCGCGGGTGCGCAACAGTGTCAAGGCCGAGCTGAGGGCAATAGAATTCGAACTGCAGCAGCTGCGCGAACAGGGCATGCTCCAGTCCGACCCGGAACTGTACGCCCTGCTGGTCCAGGTCCTGCGCCGCCTGCGCAACATGACCCGCCAGGTGGACCGCATGGCGGACCATTCGGTCAATCCCCTGCCCCAGGACTCGGACCTGTCCAAGGCCAACCGGTCGCTGAACCGGTTCCTCACACGCCAGAAATGGCGTCTGGGTCTGCTGACCGACAACCTGCACATGCAATCGGCACATTTCCGCTACGGACTGCGGGTCGCGGTCGCCGCCCTGCTGTCGATGGTGGTGGGCACCCTGATGGCCTACACCCCGATGGTGCGCACGCTGGACCCGGGGATGGCCGGCCACAGCTACTGGATCATCCTGACGGTCCTCATCATCATGAAACCCGGCTTCGCCCTGACCCGCCAGCGCAACGGCTGGCGACTGATGGGCACCCTGATCGGCTGCGGACTGGCGGTGGTGTTGTTCTTCCTAGACCTGAACCCGACGCTGTACCTGCTGATCCTGGTGGCCAGCAGCATCCTGGGCTACAGCCTGGTCCAGGTGAACTTCATCCTGTCCGCTGTGTTCAACACCCTGTTCGTGCTGCTGATCTTCCACTTCCTGGTGCCCGGATCGAACACCGTGGTGGGCGAACGGCTGGTCGATACCGTCATCGGCAGCGTCCTGGCCCTGAGCTGCAGCTACATCCTGCCATCCTGGGAACGCACCGCCATCGACACGCTGGCCCGCACCTTGCGCACCGCGAACCAAGCATTCCTGCAAAAAGGCCTTGCCTACGTGCAGGCATCCCGGAAGGCGCGCCAGGCAGGCTACCCCGACAGTTCCGACCGGAACGAAGCCGAAACGCAGTGGAAGCTGAGCCGCAACAACGTGCACATCGCCTTCAGCAACTTCGCCTCGGCCTTCTACCGAATGATGGATGAGCCTGTGCGCCGACAGCGCCATGTCCCCGAACTGAACCGCCTGATGATCCAGCATCACGCGCTGGCCTCGCAGATCGCCGCCGTCATCCCGCAACTGGCGCGCCTGGACCAGGAACCCGCCGGTATCCGCCAGGCGCTGGCCGCCACGACCGATTTCCTGGCCGGGCGCACGGGTGCGCCGCCCAATGTCATCGAAACGGATGGCGACCATGCCGCGATGGCCTACCCGCTACGCCAGATGATCAAGGCCGCCCAGCGCATCGACGAGAACATGCGTGCGCTGGAACCGGGCGCCACCCCGGCGAATCACCGCAAACCTCAGGCGGCATCCGCCTGA
- a CDS encoding acetolactate synthase 3 catalytic subunit has protein sequence MAQVRKESIMELNGADIVVRCLIEEGVDHVFGYPGGAVLYIYDAIYNQDKFQHVLVRHEQAAVHAADAYSRSSDKVGVCLVTSGPGVTNAVTGIATAYMDSIPMVIISGQVPTNAIGQDAFQECDTVGITRPCVKHNFLVRDVKDLAETLRRAFYIARSGRPGPVLVDIPKDVSVAICKYTPKRGPTQLRSYAPVTKGHQGQIKKAVQMLLAAERPMIYAGGGVVLSNASDELRKLVRMTGAPCTTTLMGLGAFPGTDLQFVGMPGMHGTYEANMAMQNCDVLLAVGARFDDRVIGNPKHFAQVPRKIIHVDIDPSSISKRVRVDVPIVGDVREVLQDLIGLYAQSLAEQGSAEHQLDAWWKQIDTWRGRKCLDYEHSDTVIKPQFVVQKLWEVTRGQAFVTSDVGQHQMWAAQYYPFPEPRRWINSGGLGTMGVGLPFAMGVQMANPDRDVAVITGEGSIQMNIQELSTCSQYRLTPKILCLNNRYLGMVRQWQQIEYGSRYSESYVDALPDFVKLVESYGHVGMRIEKPADVEPALREAFTKYKDRLVFMDFITDQTENVWPMVKAGRGLTEMLLGSEDL, from the coding sequence ATGGCACAGGTTAGAAAGGAATCCATCATGGAACTCAATGGCGCCGACATCGTCGTGCGTTGTCTGATCGAGGAAGGCGTAGACCATGTGTTTGGCTACCCCGGCGGCGCGGTCCTCTACATCTACGACGCGATCTACAACCAAGACAAATTCCAGCACGTCCTCGTGCGACACGAGCAGGCTGCGGTTCACGCAGCCGATGCCTATTCCCGATCCTCCGATAAAGTCGGCGTCTGCCTGGTCACCAGCGGCCCGGGCGTGACCAATGCCGTGACCGGCATCGCGACGGCCTATATGGACTCGATCCCGATGGTCATCATCAGCGGTCAGGTGCCTACGAACGCCATCGGCCAGGATGCCTTCCAGGAATGCGACACCGTCGGCATCACGCGGCCCTGCGTCAAGCACAATTTCCTGGTGCGCGACGTCAAGGACCTGGCCGAAACCCTGCGCCGGGCCTTCTACATCGCGCGCTCCGGCCGTCCCGGGCCGGTGCTGGTCGACATCCCGAAGGACGTCTCCGTCGCGATCTGCAAATACACGCCCAAGCGCGGGCCGACCCAGCTGCGTTCCTACGCGCCGGTCACCAAGGGGCACCAGGGCCAGATCAAGAAGGCCGTGCAGATGCTGCTGGCCGCCGAACGGCCCATGATCTACGCCGGGGGCGGGGTCGTACTCTCGAATGCGTCAGATGAACTGCGCAAGCTGGTCCGCATGACCGGGGCGCCGTGCACCACGACGCTCATGGGCCTGGGGGCGTTCCCCGGCACCGACCTGCAATTCGTGGGCATGCCCGGTATGCATGGCACCTACGAAGCCAATATGGCCATGCAGAATTGCGACGTTCTGCTGGCCGTCGGCGCGCGTTTCGACGATCGCGTCATCGGCAATCCGAAGCATTTTGCCCAGGTGCCGCGCAAGATCATCCATGTGGACATCGATCCGTCCTCGATCTCCAAGCGGGTGCGGGTGGATGTGCCCATCGTGGGCGATGTCCGCGAAGTACTCCAGGATCTGATCGGTCTGTATGCGCAGTCGCTGGCCGAACAGGGCAGCGCCGAACATCAGCTGGATGCCTGGTGGAAGCAGATCGACACCTGGCGGGGCCGCAAATGCCTGGACTATGAACACTCGGACACGGTGATCAAGCCGCAGTTCGTGGTGCAGAAACTCTGGGAAGTCACCCGCGGCCAGGCGTTCGTGACGTCCGACGTGGGGCAGCACCAGATGTGGGCCGCCCAGTATTACCCCTTCCCGGAGCCTCGCCGCTGGATCAATTCCGGGGGGCTGGGCACCATGGGTGTCGGCCTGCCGTTCGCCATGGGGGTGCAGATGGCCAATCCGGATCGGGACGTCGCCGTGATTACCGGCGAAGGTTCCATCCAGATGAACATCCAGGAACTGTCCACCTGCAGCCAGTATCGCCTGACACCCAAGATCCTGTGCCTGAACAACCGGTACCTGGGCATGGTGCGCCAGTGGCAGCAGATCGAATACGGTTCGCGGTATTCCGAATCCTACGTGGATGCCCTGCCGGACTTCGTGAAACTCGTCGAGAGCTACGGCCATGTCGGCATGCGCATCGAAAAACCGGCCGACGTCGAGCCCGCGCTGCGCGAGGCGTTCACGAAATACAAGGACCGTCTCGTGTTCATGGACTTCATCACGGATCAGACCGAGAACGTCTGGCCCATGGTCAAAGCCGGTCGCGGCCTGACCGAAATGCTGCTGGGTTCCGAGGATCTGTGA